A region of Candidatus Aegiribacteria sp. DNA encodes the following proteins:
- the murB gene encoding UDP-N-acetylmuramate dehydrogenase, which produces MNSIESTYRLLSEYFPSDVEIMQLSELTTWRTGGPAVSVTVTSTGMLADLLALTFKEGISWFILGQGSNVLASDAGCGEVIIRLFGDMSKIRWRPLESGWVLKSGGGVHLPSLSGAACSRGAAGLEFAIGIPGTVGGAVFMNAGAYGNSISDCLKSVSVLDFRGSENIIDRDECCFGYRFSRFQDEKTVITGVEMLLGVDDPGVLRSEGKRILDLRRKKFPLQHPNAGSVFKKPEEGIPPGKLIEDAGLKGKTAGGAMVSEKHANFIINTGDATSADIAELIDTVREVVFEKSGILLKEEIRYLGRRN; this is translated from the coding sequence TTGAATAGTATAGAATCAACCTATCGATTACTCAGTGAGTATTTTCCGTCAGACGTCGAGATAATGCAGCTGAGTGAACTGACTACCTGGCGGACCGGAGGCCCCGCGGTTTCTGTGACTGTCACCTCTACCGGAATGCTTGCCGATCTCCTGGCTCTTACGTTCAAAGAAGGAATCTCATGGTTCATTCTCGGTCAGGGGTCGAATGTATTGGCTTCGGACGCAGGCTGCGGTGAAGTGATAATCAGGCTTTTTGGGGATATGTCGAAGATCAGATGGCGTCCACTGGAAAGCGGTTGGGTTCTCAAAAGCGGTGGAGGTGTTCACCTGCCATCGTTGTCCGGGGCTGCCTGCAGCAGAGGAGCTGCGGGGCTGGAATTCGCCATAGGTATTCCCGGGACAGTTGGCGGGGCGGTATTCATGAATGCCGGGGCTTACGGAAATTCAATATCGGATTGTCTGAAAAGTGTATCAGTATTGGATTTCAGGGGTTCAGAGAATATTATAGACCGGGATGAATGCTGTTTCGGATACAGATTCAGCAGATTTCAGGACGAGAAGACTGTTATTACAGGGGTAGAGATGCTGCTTGGGGTCGATGATCCCGGTGTTCTTCGCTCCGAAGGAAAGAGAATCCTGGATCTGCGCAGGAAGAAGTTTCCCCTTCAGCACCCCAATGCAGGAAGCGTGTTTAAAAAACCTGAAGAAGGGATTCCCCCCGGAAAACTGATAGAGGATGCCGGACTGAAGGGAAAAACGGCAGGTGGCGCCATGGTTTCAGAAAAACACGCGAATTTTATTATAAATACCGGAGACGCAACATCCGCTGATATAGCGGAACTTATTGACACCGTGCGTGAAGTGGTTTTTGAAAAGAGCGGCATTCTGCTCAAAGAGGAGATCCGGTATCTTGGTCGGAGGAATTGA